One Coffea eugenioides isolate CCC68of chromosome 2, Ceug_1.0, whole genome shotgun sequence genomic window, AGTTTCATGTTCACGCCATCGATTATTCATGTGAAAGGATTGCTACATCGTTCAATAAATATATCTGTTAAAAGAGTTTTTGCATCGTGAATGCTGGTAATTGTTTGCTTCTACCTCCATCCTTGGATCTGTAAAGTCATATTTGAAGAGGGCATGAACAGTATACTGAGGAAGGGTTGGCAATTATCTGTTTCTCGCGTAAAAGTGCTTCTGTTGGCAAGGCGCTGGACGACTGAAAACCATCCTGTCGTctcaatgatttttttttttttttctataacgATAATATTTGTATAACCTAATATATTCAATTCTATAGTAAGGAAAGTCTAAGGGGCTAGTAGATATACAGATTTGACTAAATTAAAGAGGTGttatggtattttttttttatttttttcattgtaTGTGAGATTCAAATCTCCGATCTACAACTCAGAGAGTGGCTGTTGAGGCATGGTTCAGTTGGTTATACTTTCTTCGAAATTTTATGTAGTTCAACCAAGTGTTAGTGGTCTAGATCAATTAAAAACGCAAGTTTCTACTCCAAGTTGTGTAATTTGCTAGCGTGTTGAAGATAGCAGCTCCATGGTGCGCTGTATAACATTTCAAGGACAATTAGAATAGAAATGTGGTTTTTAGGCATAAAGGGTAAAGGCGCCGGTTTACTGTTTTTCACAGCTCAGCTTGCCTGTTAGGACTAGTGGGCAATGATTCTGTCTCTGACACAAACCTAGACTGTGAAGACTAGATATGTTTTCAAACTTGGATCGGGAATCGACTCGATCGAACTCAAGGATCAAGGATCAATGAATTCGACAAAGTTCAATTGGAGTTGAATCGGATGACATCATAAATAAAAagtatttaaaaattaaaatattatatgtaaaatatctAAGAgtttattaatattaataaaggtatattcatatatatttgaaacatatttgatgtttcaaatatatttaataagaaaatacaaagaaattagaacaatcgagtagcaatttatattatttaatgaacattaacaagtttagaattaaaattatggacttaattgaaaaataacaccaaactttaagacaacatttataaagtatgaaatatttgagatatattaataatttttaacaatttaggggtcaaaatataatattaaaaatgcTTTGGCCTTTCAAAAAAAAGAACTTTGACCCggattcttcaattttttccgATCAAACCTGGTTTTTGACCTGGTTTGAtcgattttttatttttcaggTTTTAGGGATAACTTGGACCGGACAGTTGGCCGGTTCTCGGTTCGACCAATTAGACCGCCATGTCAGGTCCAAGTTTAAAAACAATGTGAAGACCATTACAATAATTCCGCACAAAAAATCACTAAAACATCAGTTTTTCCCTTCTGACCTCGTCCTATTTGATTCTCATTTAATGTGGATATTGTATTGTCAGTTAAATATTTTATACATTTCTTTCTTGCAAAATAATTTTCCTACTTCATGAGTATTGTCTTTCGTTATAAATTAGTTGTAAACTTTTAGTTGAATTAGTAAGGATGAATCAGATTACTTTCTTACAAAGAATGGTATGGCAAGTCGTGACTTGTTGAAATGATTAAACCCAAATTCACTAAACTTCTTctctagaaaaaaaaacacacacgtgcacaaaatcataaaaaattgcaaatttaactCATCCAAATATAAGGTTGCAAACAAATCAAATCACTCATGAGTCGATCACGAGCAGCTCGAATCCGAGTTTGACTCGAGTTCGGTCAACATTGAACTCAAGTCGAGATCAAGTTGATCAAATCGAAATCAAactaaaaaatattaaattcgTTAGTTAGCGAGCCGATTTGAGTtcaattttatataaatatatattaatagtaaaattacatatatatttttaatattttattatttgttaaaaaatttattattttattcattatttaaaaataaaattatcattattatttatCTCATCACCGATTTTTCAAGCTCAAAATTTTTCCATATCTATTTTGCTAAAATGAATTGCTCTGCCCGACTATCTAAATCTATTCCAGGTTTCTACTGCTCCAGTGTTAGATTCGATACCGCTCCCTGCATCCATTTCCTCCATTTTTGTCAAAATGCCCCACCTACCTATGTCAACTTCAGGTGCACTTCTTTCACTCTAATACTCTAAAATATATTTACTTGGGAAGATTTGATGCCATTTGGgtagtttttattttagttattttattgtGTTTCAAGAAATAGATGCATGTATATCTTGTGAAAGTTTTAGGCTTTTTTTAGTATACTacaaatttttttggaaaaaaataaatagaataaaaatttGTTTGTAGGATATAATATGAGGATACTAGTTAAAATCATGTTGAAAATGGGCAGAAAATTTGACGTGCAATATGAGAATGTAGTGGAAAGGCGTAATCTTTGACAGAAAAACTGTGATTAGACGAAATCAACCAGTTGGTGGGCCTGTGCTTTGTGTATGCGTTGCTGCTGTGTTTTCAGAGCTGAGATTTAGTGTGAAAAGATGCATTTGTTAACCCTAAAGTTACCATATAAATTCGCTAGATTATATGGTGGGAAATGTGGTTTTAAGGATGAGGGGTTAAGCTGGTTGGGCACTTGGGCttgagtttttggaaaaatgaaagcAGAGGCTCCAGGGAAATTGTCTCTCCTCTACCTCCTAATTGGTCCATCTGTCTTTCTTTAAGAGGAAAGAAACCGAAAAATGCCAACTGATTTAGATTTATTCAAGAATCTGGCACTTCAATTTTTCTCCTGCCATCTTGTTGGAGAAGAGATAGATTAGGTCACGTTCTTATAGCAAAGGACGGACTGGAATGCATGAATTTCTGGGAAGCACTGCTATTGTTGAGAACCTGGAGTAGGAAGGATTTCTGGGAAGTCCACTTAAAGTCGATTCTCATAAGTCAGACTTTAAAATCAACTTTCAAGACATcaacttccattttttttggaaggcttgtattatttttctcttattttgaaTGAAACAAGTGATATTTCAGTAAATAGCCCTTAAGCTCAGTTTTGATATGTATGAGGTGATACATTCGACCTCATATCTGATTGCAGATATGTGTCAATTATCTTTCTACTTCGCCTAGCTGTTAAGTTATAGAATCAAGTAATTACCTCAAGAAACATTGTGTAGAGGTACAATGAAACAGAGGATTACCTTATGCAGTAGCTGCAGACAACTAATGAGAGCCAAATTTTGATGCAATGTATACCAAATGTTGCTTCTCTCATGCTGAGTATATTATTCTGAAACAAAAATATTGGTTATACTTTGGGATTAAATACCATGGAGAAGGTTATTAATAGCTTGGGTTATTTTAGATAATTGATTAGTCTGTTTCATGCACTCCCAATCTATAATTGACAGGCTGTGTTCTGAGGTTTTGAAATGATCAAGCATGCTAGTGTATACAAAATTAAGATGGAAAGTGTTGTGGGATGCTGTCGAAATTTTGAGTGTCTCGAACAATCCTTTTAAACGCtatgatttttgaataaattgtggCCGCATTGTGCCTGTGGCCGACTCAAGAGTTTGTATTGCGTGTTCTTGAGTTATTCAAGGAGTTGGATTTATGTAACACTATCTCATAGTTATTATGTATCAAGGGTTCATAGTAGATTTACAGCAGTTCTATTTAGCAGCTTCCACACTTCTTTTCGGTTTCTTCAGGTCCATTTCTCGGGCAAAGTTGGAATATTTCAATTTAAACATATAATGTTAATTGATAGCCAATAAGTATATAGTTAAGTATTTTTTTTGTATGAAAGAGGTGGAGGACTTGAAAAAACTGTTTCTAAGGCGCACAAGTGTTTTTCAATTCGCTTTCTGTAGAAGTGTCCTGCTATGCTTTTAGTCTACTTGATATTCTCCGAAATGTGATCATATTGCAGAAGCAGTAACTAGCTACATTGTAACTGTATTCAGGTTGAAGAATTCTGTAACACTGAAACTGGGGCAGAAGTTACTTCCTACGTGTGCATCAAAGACAAATCCCTCAGAAGGATCTGATAGGAAGAATGGCGAAACTGCCCGAGGCCCTCCATTCCTGACCATTTTGGCTggttttcttgtatttttcgtTCTATGTTGGATCATTGGATCTATTGTACTGTGGCTCATTGGTCTATTTGTCCGCGCACCTCCATCCAAATGACATCAAATTTGTACTTTATGTAGGCAACTTTGTTCAATAGCTAGGTTCACTTTTCTTGACCATCGCTTTGGAATCCAATATTTTCTATTTCCAAGCATGAAATCACAGAATCCCTTTAACAAACTGTTCATATTCGCAAAGTGTAATGCAATTCACTCTGGAGACTTTGGCTGGCATTGAAACATCAAAAGCTTCCTTCTTCAACCAGACCACTGATGAAAGCCCCCTTTTACTCTACCTTCTCAGCATGTtctgataatttttttttcttcagcaGTGCTCATTTGATGCCACCATTTTTTCTGGTCAAAAACATCAGGGATCTAGATCAGATTGAATATGAGCTACCATTATCACACAGAGAACTCTACCACTGCCACTTCAATCCCTCTTTAACAATCACCCTTTACTATTCCTCATCTGTTTTTGTGAAATTGGAAAACATTCCCTACCCAGCTTACCCATCGCTCTTGTCATTTTGCTTATTCATCATGATTTAAGTTGCCGAAAAGCATGATTAAGTGAACCGAGTGTGGAAAGGGGGCTTCTCTCTGAAGGATGGAAATGCCCAAGCAACAAGAATAAGAACCATGTAATACCCGTTGCTGAAAATTGAAATGCACCATGTCACAACCCTTCGTGGGATGGGGGATGTTTACTATCTATTCTTATTAACAAGgtaattaataaaattaaaatttctcaaagagTTGTACAATTTTCTACCAAAATATTAAAACAACAATCTAAATTACAAATCTATTTGGAATCTTTTCCTTGCACTTCATGATTATCATCTGCAAAAGTAGCTGTAAAATTACGTCTTTCATTGGAATTTGCTGTGATGACTGGCATCCACACATCAGCTGTACTACTCAGGAGAGATCGCACCTCTGGATCTGAGGATATCATTTTGTCAACATCATCCAGTTTTGAGGACAGTTTATCCAGCTCCTTTGCTATTTCAATCTAAATAAAAACACAATAAACCAACAGAGGTGAATAAAACAGTAAAAGCATTATGCCGGCAAATTATACTGCTGAGAGCTGTGAAATAATCAATCTTGTCTTCAAAGCATTTAGTTGGCTGGAAAACGGCCTTAAAGACTACCTCATCAAGATCTTGCGCAGATTTTGAAGGGACTTTAGTAACCTCCGATCCCAAGGCTTCAATCTTGGCACGTAATTCTACTTCCTCTTGATTGGTTAATGATTCAACCTGTAAAAGTTTGTCATTAATGATCTTAGACAGAACAGAATACATCTCAGCTGAATCCCCAATACCAAAAGAGAAGTGCCCAACTCACAAATAAACTGTGCTAACACAGTTTACCAACCGAAATGTCAAGAAACAAATTAGGCAGGAAGAGATTATGACCCAATAACAGTCAAAGGCATCTTAGTATGCTGCATCTGAATTTGAGTCATGAGTTAGTAAAATTTGTTGAAGCAATTTTTACTTATGTATGGTTTTATCCTTCCTAAAAAGTTGTTCTCAAACACATCCTACACAGAAGAAAAGGTTTATTATGGTATACACCCTTGGTTAAGAACTTCTCAAAGAGCTGGGAAGCTAATCATGAGTTAcaagaggagaaaaaaaaatggtggcAATCCATAGCAGGACTCTTAATCAGATATTTTAGCCAGCAATAATGGGTTGCACCTCACTTCCCTCCCAatctctctcttcttcttgTCAAGATGAAGCAATAGACCAGCTTCTTTTCATATTTATAACCTTCCCTCAGATGGGGATGGGGTTGTTGGATGGTCATTAAATCACTTTAGTAACCCAAAGGAACCATTTCTAAGATGCAAAATGGCTTTAAAGGTAAGAATTTTGGGCTCATACTTTCATTCAAAccaatttaataataaaataattccTACCTTACTCCAATAAAGAAGTGAATTTTGGTTAAGGTATCAAAGCTATGCAGGTCATGGATGGACAGTAAAACAATCGataacattttaaatttctatatACTTGTGACTGAAAACCTATGTATACCCCACAAAAAAGAAGTTCTTGGTTTAAACTTTTGCACATAAAACCCTGAACCTGCAGATAGGAACATAATGCCTCTTCAATCTTCACTACAACATATACCTTTGAATCCGTTAATAATTACAGCAATGGcaattacaaatatttatatctCAGTACCCTCCTTCACCAAATTGGAGATTTTAGACCTTAAAGTCCAAAGTGCTACTCAAACCTGGTAGCACCCAATAACCAATCTGAAAATAAGTACTATTAAGCATATCCATATTTGGAAATGTCAAGTGTTTACCCGAATTGCCAAGCAGCAGAAGAAGTGCTAAAGTAAAAAATGTTGAAGGCTAAGCTGGATGCAGTATGTGCAGAAAAAGACAACGTATAGTATGAAAGGGCAGAAATAGCTAAGTGCTTTGCAGGATATCGCTTCTTTCTCTATCAGTCCCAATAATTCAACAAGAGCACAATCTGAACCAAGCTATTACCTCCCAGTCCTTTGTGAAGTATAGCTCCCTAAGTTAAATAGAAAAGTGCAGCTGCTGTCAAGCtttgcttcttttcctttcacttAAAAGACCATCTCAACAATGTATACGTTCCCCAAAATGTGTCCCCATTAAGCTTACTACAACAATAAAACAGACTCTGCAAACTCCAGTAATGGGAGAGTCAAGTAATAcgtgaattgcaaaaattgctCCTTAAGCTCGAGAGAAATCTAGCCACCAAAACAGCATTTCTCAACGTGAGGCACACTACAGATATCCATCCAGCAATGCAACAAATCAACACATGTTCTTTCGTTTACCATTTTACATGTAGATTACCAACGAAAGGGCTGCTAATACCTTCCCATCAAATAGAATATGCAAACAAACTCACTGTTACCTTGCTGGCCTACAGGATTCCTAAACTGTTCTACTCGATCAGAAAGACACCCATAAAAGATGACATTTGTAAGAAAGGTGAACCCCTTCAACATCACTTGACAAAATAAGTACTTAGAGATCTAACCTCCCTAGGTGCACCTACTTTGGTTGATTGCTCAATATCATTTTCAATCTTGGTCTTGTCTGTATCAGAAAATTGAGTGCTGAGGAAGCAAAAATAGAATGAAGAAACCAGTGCTAGTTCCCACTTCTAATTTGTGTGCCTTGTTAAAATGTAGAGACTAGAGAACATAGTAACTCGTTCTTCAAATATTCTTTCTATACAGTAGTTTTATACAAGTTACATATCTAACCAGAAACTTACTGATAGACTTTGGATCAATGGCAGTGTTGGAGATGTAAAAAGAAACACTTGTGTGGGTATACAACATATGGCTAGAGAGGCATCAAACACACTTTCCTCCATAGTGAAAAACTACAGACgtgataatttcaaaaatcatGCCCATAAATCCATTCCTAACTGAGTCTTTGGACAGCACTCCAAATTCAAAGCATGAATGGGAGCATAAGGTGACACGGGGAATTTATTCAGAAAATTTCTTCTGTTTTGGATGAGCTGTGTTTAAAAGATTAATAGTCATCTTAAATGAATCAAGAACTTATTTTTATCCCTTTTCTCAAGGAAGAACTTAATAAAGCACTATACTAACTATCTACATCACCAGTTGAAGGGATATCAACCAACAAGGGCAGCTAAGAATCAAATTAGAATTGG contains:
- the LOC113762962 gene encoding uncharacterized protein LOC113762962, whose amino-acid sequence is MNCSARLSKSIPGFYCSSVRFDTAPCIHFLHFCQNAPPTYVNFRLKNSVTLKLGQKLLPTCASKTNPSEGSDRKNGETARGPPFLTILAGFLVFFVLCWIIGSIVLWLIGLFVRAPPSK
- the LOC113762528 gene encoding uncharacterized protein LOC113762528; translated protein: MAEGKSSQEAPSPPADAQLFGLLSSLLQQVESLTNQEEVELRAKIEALGSEVTKVPSKSAQDLDEIEIAKELDKLSSKLDDVDKMISSDPEVRSLLSSTADVWMPVITANSNERRNFTATFADDNHEVQGKDSK